AAACTTGAGAGTATGAATTGTACTCTCAAAGTGGGccctcctttcttttcaatttgCTCCAGACAGAAGGTactttcttttcacatattGAATGAAGGGAACATCTGCCCCAGAATGAAGACTTGATTACAAGCAATCTTAGAccatttttacagctgtttttaaaaggcaCAGAAATGGATTTCTTGATGGCGAAGTGTTTCTGCCTAAGAGCATGAACCATGCAACATAATGGTACAAGAAATTGTAGGCTTAATTTTGCAACAAGAAAACCTTGAGTTTAGACTCAGAGCCAAACTTGCAAATGGCATACGGGTATTGACATACCGTAAGTGCTGACTAAGAAGGGTTGAGACATGTCCAGAGACATTTTGTGAAGTGTACAGTGCAGGCTAGAAGGACTTCACTAAGGAATGAGGTGGATAGAGCTGGTTCAGTCTTCCAGCTGGGAGTAAGGAGTATATCAGACAGGAGCTCCCTGTTTTTCTGTGATGCACAGCTTGCTCCCCTAATCCCCCTCCtccaagaaagaatgaagaaaacgGGTAGAATAACTTTATACATGTGTCATGTTGTATCTTTGATGGAAATACAGTGATGTAGAAATACAGTTCATCACATACGCTCTTTCAGTAAATGCTGTATCTGAAGGggttcttttggttttcatgtgCAAAAACATTCTTAAAATTGCAGCAGAAAACCATGCTGACTCCTCCACAAAGATAATCAGAACTGTTTGTTGCTCGAGGAATTGCTGGTACCAAGACATTCTGTTGGGGTTGTATATTGGGCAGCCTGTCCACCATGaaagagcagaggctgctgtcCTGTGCAGCAGACCCGACCAGTGTGTAATGCTTACAGGAGGTAGAATTCACTGTTATTCCAGGCTGGCCAAGATGTTCAAAGCAAATGAACTCCAACAGTGACCTTCTGGAGTatttacagaaggaaagagcagagTCAGACTCTTGGCTGGGTACTGCTGTTTAACTCTCAGACACCTTCTAAGTTAGAAAGAAGGTTATGAATAGTTATGTCTCTATCTGGCCCTTAGCAATAATTTCCTGATCACATCGGCAAAAGGAAAACTGGTGCAGCAATGACAAAGGCTGATTTTAAGTGGCATTGCAGTGATCTGGGTAGTTTTCCTCTGTCAAGCCTTTCACATTTAGTAGATACCATCAAGGCTAATGCTTCTTTTGGTGTCACTCTGTCACTTTGctaatgctgcttcttttttccaatgtttttcccttttcatctttaaagggaagaaaaacacagaacGGGTTCACGTTCATCAGGAAAACATTGTCCTTCTCCTGCACCGTCCCTGCCACGGCCAACGTGACCCTACTGCTGTGTCAGGGATAATGCTATTGGCATTGTCCTGTGAGGCAAGTGGGAGCCAAGGAAGAGGTGCTCTTCTACTGCTGGCAGTCCCATCATGTGGCACAAGGCTTAAAAACAGGACAGAGTTCAATCACCTTTTTGAGGTGTGTCTTCTCACGGAATTCTTTTGCAGCAAGGTAATAAAAGATGGCATCCAGGCAGCAGTTGAGGTTGGCTATTATCATTGACACCTGAATGAAGAAGCTGATGGTTTGTTTCAGGCTGCAGTCCACTATCACATGCTGTCTTACCAGGTACTGCAGGCAGATTGCAAGGTGGACAGGTGTGAAGCACACCAAAAACACCACAAGGTTTATGATAATGACTCGTAACGAGCCATTGCCTTCTACCTTCTTTTTAGCTTGACTTTTGTGATTCAGAAGAATCCAGATGTTTTgggcagagcagaaaatgatCACTGCAAGTGGGATCAGAAATCCAAAGATTTCTACAGAAACAATGAGGGGGGTGCTCCATGCCTGTTCGGACATGTtgtgaaagcatttaaaattatcttcctCGTGAAACACATACATTGGGCTGCTGCAAAGCCAAGCTACTGCCCAGATGAAGCAGCAAATCAAGATAGCCCATTTAGGGGATTGGTTAGCTCGACCTTCAAATGGGTGTCTTATGCAGATATATCTGTCAACAGTAATGCAGACGATGATGAAGATACTGCCGTACATGTTGACGAAATAGAGAGACTCTATGAATGAGCACAGGAGTCTGGGTGCTTTCTTGATTGAGTAGTACAGCTTGAGTGGGAGCGAGAGGAGCAACAAGACATCTGCCAGGGCGAGATTGATCATGTACACTgaagttttggtttgtttcttccaaaagcagcagaacacagaGAGGGCCAGGGCATTGAGAACCAGCCCGAGAATGAAGGTGGGGATGGAGATCCCCAGCAGCAGGGTCTTTGCTAATCTGTCGATATCTGCAAAATCGCATTCCCCGCTGCTGTTGGTCATTTCTCCCCTAAAACGACAGAGAAAACAGGTTGGAAATGTGTAAGGCTCCCAGTTAATGCCTTGATATATCAGAGTGAGATACTTTCAAACACTGCTctgggattttttggttttgagctAGACGCTTGGTGAGTCTTTGGCTATTACTGAAAGCAAATTCTCAGTTCAAGCACAGAGCTTTCTATTTCTGATCTGAGTGGCTTGATCTGTTATAAAGGAGCCTGATTGTCGACAGCAGGCAGTCAGCATTCACTGACTACCActcactttaaaataatctcattCAGATATTGAAGAGACTGACCTATTCAAACATGTTGTCAAAAACTCTGAAGTGTACTGGCTATCTCTAGTAACTTGTACATCTCTTGAAACTTCCGTAACACTTATGTTCCTTTTCCTCATGAAATTATTGTTCCATATTAACGTAGGTCAAACTAATAGCTGGGATTTTACTCTTATGTCTGTGATTCCTTATGCATCAGTAGCTTTTGATGATGTGTTTTTACTACACCTGCATTTATATGGGTATTAATTTCATATAGTGCTTCTATCTGGTGCAGCTTTTTAGAAGGTAAGCTTAAGACAACTGATATTTTATCTAGGTACAAACTGACTAAACACCTTTTGTAGCTTGTGTTTAACTTTCAGCATTGGTTAAGTTTTGGGTTTGCAAGTACTTTAACTGGTTATCTTAGATAATCTGGCAAAGATTAGTAAATGTGTGACCTCTTCATAatattgttcttttaaaaagtatgatTTGTGGGGAATAAGTGTCACCACCGGTCTTAAAAACGTATATATGCTCTAACAAACTATgccttaaaaatgctttttgataACATCCTTAAatcaaaatcacaaaaaatcctaatgaaggagaagaaattgGTAGAGAAAATTCCCAATCCAGCTCAGCTAAAattcaaaagacatttcagcAGTAAGTTAAGaggttttaaaaagaatttgatTAAGAGGGAAATCTCTGTTTTGGAGGACAAAAAGTGACAGGTCACTCATAAGCATACCAAATAGAGCTGAACTTTGCTgaagaaaccaaaaaacaattagtgaaagctttttttgtttgtttacatgattaaaataaaatataaaataaaaagagagaaaaattgagAACAAGTAGATCTGCTAAACATTAATCGAGGAAATGGGCTTGGGTTTTGCcaaatctctgttttcagagGGGTGCTGATATTGTGCTGGAGGTCAGAGGTGGGATAACTTGGAGGAATCAGTGAGTGATAATATGTGAGTGAGGAAATAACTGTATCTGAATGCAGAATGCACTCAGACCTTAACATGTGCATATTAGTGAAAACAGTTTATTTCCAGCTCAGACTACAGAAAGAAGAGGCACATAAAGCTTGAAGGTCCAATCCGTTAATTGTTATGAAGTGTATGCGTTATTAATGTATCTGGAAAAGGATCAATATAGTTTATCTGTTGAAAGAAAGTATGtcatagcatcacagactggtttgggttggaagggaccttaaagctcatccagttccaaccccctgccatgggcagggacaccttccactagagcaggttgtccaagctggccttgaacactgccagggatggggcagccacagcttctctgggcaccctatgccagcacctcaccaccctcatagtaaagaatcAAATGTGACTAAAGCAATTCTATAACTGTTGAGTCAAATCTTCTTAgacatttttaaggaaaactgaCAGCTCCTGCCAGACCATTATCTTCTTTGATGAAGTGTCTGCTTTTCCAGATAAGGGGAAGGATGAAGATTGAAGGCGCTTCAAGCATTTCAGTGAAGTGTACTAGAAATATCTAGGAAGAACGAGGGTCAGAACAACGGCTGTTAAGTAGGTAAGGAAATGGTTGCAAGAAAGCTAATGAGAACCACAACCAGGCTGGATGCAGGCTACTAGAGGGATGCACAAATTCACTGAGACAACTCCTTGGCAGTGTTTCCCACAGTGATAGCACCGTAGGAGTAAGTGTGACCTGCTGTTGGTCAGGAGGCAGATCCAACTGCCACTTCCAGAGAGCTGGACTGAGCCACATGAGTCGGACTGGTGCAGCTTTGTGAACTTAGGAAATAGCAAAAGGAAATCTGATTGTTATCAGTGGATTTATCTGTcagaaaggagaataaaaataaaactttggtTTGTTAGTCAATCTGAGATTGAGTCAATTCCTTTGAGTCAGCAGTGTGTGGCAGCTGCTTAGAAAACTGTGTGATTGTGGTACATGACAGGTGAGATAATTCCACTAGAGATGCACTGGGGCCATGTGTTCAAGGGATTGTTGTAGGCAGACACTGCTGTCACCCAAGGGCAGGACAGGTAAGAGGAAATAGGAGTGCTGTGCTGTTGTGCGAGCATAAGTCTTCTGTGACCAAGACCATCCTTTTAGCTGGGGAAAAATCAGATGACATGAAGCATTTTGGGGGAGTGACACCACCTATTAATCcagcactttttattttaaatgtaagaaaattgTGATGTCtcataaaaaaatccaagttttGATTCTACTTTTATAAGGTTTCTGTCTTCactgaatgctttttctttagtaACAAATTACGTATAGCTTTACCCCTGAAAATGGTTAATTTTAAGTAAATGTTAGCCAGCCTCTAAACTGATAATTTCCATTACTCTAGTGAAGTGCCTGATTCTCAAAAACTTGACATTTTTGATCATTTTACCCTCttaaaatttatatttctcATCTTGAGAGATCCAAGGGAAGCGTTTGCCAACAGTCCGCACTGAGTAATATGTTTGCTCAAAATTATTGGAAATTGATTTTCATTGACGAATAACCTTGCAGTCATTTCCTAAGCATCATCTTTACTGCATTGTCcaagttattaataaaaatactgctgatATTCAAACTGAAAGATACCAAATTGTACCAAATAGGTCTTTCCTGTATGATAGACACTGCTGAGTATCTCAGTGGGTACTCACTAATCATATAGAAGTTTCATATATATCGTGTTTCCTTTGTTTGCTTATGAGAATTTCTTTAGAGATAGCATTTGAAGCCTGTTTCCCCGTCCTCCACCCTGTCCCCGAGTGCTGTCggcatttcacagaagaaagtCAAATTACTTCTATTTCAGTCATTCTCAGACGAGTCTGTGCAGATTGTTACTTACCGCTGCATTGTCTTCTGGGTTCTTGCGAATAGATTCTTCAGTGGGTGATTCCAATATGTATCCAAATACTGAAGCTGGGCTTAGTGATCTCCTCCTTTTCCGCTTTCTTAAGAGACAGACACCAAGTTTGCTCCTTTCTagtcttctgaagaaaattcCTCCATTCTCCAGGAATTTCCTGAAGGAATCGCCTGCAGCTCTAGGTTTGCTTCAGACAACTTCTAGAAGCCCAATGTAAGAACCTGTCATTAACGCTACTTCAAGTGCAGACCCTGTGTCATCACCGGTCCATTTATTCTCAATTTTTTCCTGCCAAGTGAGGATTTTCCACTTCCTAAGGACTAGTCAAAAGCTAACTGGGTTTACCAATAGCAGGATTTTGTGGTTAAGCTAGCAGAAAATGTGCACTGACTTCGGAAATGGAACAGCAAGGTTTTACAGAATTTGCTTTGCTAGGGTTTTTTGCAGTACAGCATTCTGTGAATGGTTTCCTCTTTGTAGCTCGGATCTGAGTTCATCTGGCACTAGTTGGGATTCACACAAGTCTGCATGTTCGCACAGACTAGGGATGACAGATTAAGGATATTCTTATTCATGAATGCTTCATTAGCAGGAACGTTCTCAGCATAAAATCTATAACTTACTGTAAGTGGTGTTGTAGCTTTAATAGTAAGGAAATGATAATCAGATGACAACACAGCAAACCAATAATTTTTAATCTAGCTATACTGCAAAAAAGGAATGAGGAAAATTCAAGTCGCTGCTTCAGCAAGGAATTTTACAGCATTTACCATAATCACCCTCCTAATCAACACAAACCCAATAACGTTACTGCTGTGAAGCAGTCTTTGTTTACACCGATTTTCTAGAAGGTTATTCATGGTAGATATAAATTAATCACTTGTGGTTGTGCAGGAGAAGAGTAAAATGGCTTAGTGCAATGCAGAGCAGTAAGTCCTGCCCACATCTGCCATACATTTCATCTGTAGTTAGATAATTTCTTATAATTTTATTCGAAGTATTTTGATTGCAAAAAAATATACCTATGCTTATCATTAAAGCGGAActcttttttcttgctctatGCTAAACAACACTACATATGTCATCTTTATCAAAGTAGCTTAAAAATACTGCTCTACAATCAATGCTGACATTAaattattggggggggggggaagttaTTAGTTAAAATAGGAATTACTTTACCTGAACCCAGCAAGCAGATCAGCAGCATTGCTTCAGTACGAGTTGTTCTACAGAGTATGAGAGGATTTGCTTATAGACCATACCCAACCAGTGCTCTTAGTAAATGGCATAACCACATCCTTCTTATATTTTTTcggtttggtgttttttgtttttccttcctatttaaaaacacattttatgtttctttatatAGAGAAGTGAAGGTGAAAGAGTGTAAAGACCTGAATCCTCAGCTGTTTCCAGTCAGTTGTCAGTATAGGGCAAGGAGTGATTTGTCTCTGAAGCTAGTTGGTTTTGGACTGGACTTTACCAGGTGTGAAGGAGCTGAGTGTTTTTGTGGGGTTGTGGTGGCTACCTCCAAATGTCCAGTTATTCCTTGAGCTGGAGGAGAGATGAGGAAGTGGAAAGTTGTAGGAGAGGCTGTCATAGAAATAGGTCTTTTCTCCTCAGTTCCTGCTCAGTTTGCATACTGGAGATCAAAAAGCACTCAGATGCTTTTGAAAGATACAGCTGCTTACACACATGCAGCTGTTAAACTATTTAAAGGGCACGTGCCAGTTTCAGCCAGTTTAGGTGTTTGGTTTATTACTGCAAGTCAGCAAACTAATGTTCATTGGTGTAACGAGTGAGGTATACAGAGCACTAAACTAGTGCCTTATGTGTGAGTCATGCAGTAGCCAAGACACACTTTCAAGGTTTTTCCATCAATAGCACTTTCCTGATGGAGCCTGAAGGTCTTCCTCTGCCCTGGGAGGTGTCATGCAATATACACCTTTTGGAAAGGTAACTGTGCTTGCAAAGAGTAAACAGCAGGAATATGAGGGCATTCATCCACTGCTGTTTTCAGGAGAGAGCAAGCAAGGTTAGGACACAGCAAAGGACCTAAAGGTGCTGGTCTCCTCAGGTCCTGGCCAGGTGTGGCTTGCCTGGAACTGGCATTAAATGATGTTCATGGTTACATAAAGTGACATcttttactggggaaaaaagttaattgcTGTTTGATGACAGTGTGACATTCTCATACATAATAATTTCATCTCCAAGCAACAAAACTGGCAGGAGAATAAAACCCCAAGCAGCTCATCTGTGTATCTCATATGGACACTTCATAGGGATGAGTGCAAATAGCCTCTCTCTGGAATCCTTCTCACTGGAGTGTTAAACATGCTTGTTTAGTGCTGAGACCCACTCTTCTGACTTGTGGACTGCTCTTTT
This genomic window from Strigops habroptila isolate Jane chromosome 8, bStrHab1.2.pri, whole genome shotgun sequence contains:
- the LOC115611981 gene encoding G-protein coupled receptor 55-like; this encodes MTNSSGECDFADIDRLAKTLLLGISIPTFILGLVLNALALSVFCCFWKKQTKTSVYMINLALADVLLLLSLPLKLYYSIKKAPRLLCSFIESLYFVNMYGSIFIIVCITVDRYICIRHPFEGRANQSPKWAILICCFIWAVAWLCSSPMYVFHEEDNFKCFHNMSEQAWSTPLIVSVEIFGFLIPLAVIIFCSAQNIWILLNHKSQAKKKVEGNGSLRVIIINLVVFLVCFTPVHLAICLQYLVRQHVIVDCSLKQTISFFIQVSMIIANLNCCLDAIFYYLAAKEFREKTHLKKVIELCPVFKPCAT